In the genome of Vicia villosa cultivar HV-30 ecotype Madison, WI linkage group LG7, Vvil1.0, whole genome shotgun sequence, one region contains:
- the LOC131616051 gene encoding uncharacterized protein LOC131616051 isoform X2, with product MRFGVALRNILRPLSLSSSSTPVTSQISTTLPFHASYCKPPPQFLLPFLNHFHSLTDTRFPKRRPSDKPRRKRASLRPSGPYAWVEHTTGETILPNKPNEGSVKRRNEKKRMRQRRAFILEMYHLSRDINDKLQEFGTKVLSGAVF from the exons ATGAGATTCGGAGTAGCTCTCAGGAACATTTTACGCCCTCTCTCACTCTCGTCGTCGTCAACGCCTGTAACTTCACAAATCTCCACCACACTTCCATTTCATGCCTCTTACTGCAAACCACCACCACAATTCCTTCTTCCATTTTTGAACCACTTTCACAGCTTGACAGACACTCGTTTTCCCAAGAGACGACCTTCTGATAAGCCTCGTCGAAAGCGGGCTAGCTTGAGACCCTCTG GGCCTTATGCTTGGGTTGAGCACACAACTGGTGAAACTATACTTCCCAATAAGCCTAATGAGGGGAGTGTCAAGAGGAGGAATGAGAAGAAACGCATGAGGCAGCGCCGTGCCTTTATACTC GAGATGTATCATCTTTCGAGGGATATAAATGATAAGCTGCAAGAGTTTGGAACAAAGGTGCTATCTGGAGCAGTTTTTTAG
- the LOC131616051 gene encoding vicilin-like seed storage protein At2g18540 isoform X1: protein MRFGVALRNILRPLSLSSSSTPVTSQISTTLPFHASYCKPPPQFLLPFLNHFHSLTDTRFPKRRPSDKPRRKRASLRPSGPYAWVEHTTGETILPNKPNEGSVKRRNEKKRMRQRRAFILEEKKKRKAQMQEAQRRKNIKKVERKMAAVEREREWAVRLVELKRLEEEKKKSTA from the exons ATGAGATTCGGAGTAGCTCTCAGGAACATTTTACGCCCTCTCTCACTCTCGTCGTCGTCAACGCCTGTAACTTCACAAATCTCCACCACACTTCCATTTCATGCCTCTTACTGCAAACCACCACCACAATTCCTTCTTCCATTTTTGAACCACTTTCACAGCTTGACAGACACTCGTTTTCCCAAGAGACGACCTTCTGATAAGCCTCGTCGAAAGCGGGCTAGCTTGAGACCCTCTG GGCCTTATGCTTGGGTTGAGCACACAACTGGTGAAACTATACTTCCCAATAAGCCTAATGAGGGGAGTGTCAAGAGGAGGAATGAGAAGAAACGCATGAGGCAGCGCCGTGCCTTTATACTC gaggaaaaaaagaaaaggaaagctCAGATGCAAGAGGCTCAGCGGAGGAAAAACATTAAGAAGGTAGAGCGTAAAATGGCTGCTGTTGAAAGGGAAAGAGAGTGGGCAGTAAGACTGGTCGAATTGAAGCGGCttgaggaagagaagaaaaagtCTACGGCTTAA
- the LOC131616048 gene encoding serine/threonine-protein kinase STN8, chloroplastic-like — protein MLVSSSWRKLRINIISYHFMASSFHPTSTAICFFYPSKPTIQPHNFSLLTNTNTNRFNTNSLTKCNAFLDNVVDVDHFPSIIQSGILQFQELPDMQRWEFLLFGGLIWIYLTSRPGVLIGAIDAYLLAPLQLGFDNLSGKRNLKTRDFLVGDKIGEGSFGVVYSGVLVPKNVLDGEVNNKGRTKAALLDPKAKDKVILKKVKVEIRGAQEFGEFEEWFNYRLSRAAPETCAEFLGSFVADKTNSKFTKGGKWLVWKFEGDLTLADYMKGRSFPSNLESVMFGRVLEGVDSFRRNALIIKQILRQIITSLKKIHDTGIVHRDIKPANLVVTKRGQIKLIDFGAATDLRIGKNYVPDRTLLDPDYCPPELYVLPEETPSPPPAPIAAFFSPILWQLNSPDLFDMYSAGIVLMQMAIPTLRSPAALKNFNLELKNCGYDLKKWREYTRLRPDFQILDSESGRGWDLATKLISERGPLRRGRLSAASALRHPYFLLGGDQAAAVLSKLSLSRK, from the exons ATGTTAGTTAGTTCCAGTTGGAGGAAACTTAGAATcaatatcatatcatatcatttCATGGCTTCTTCGTTTCATCCAACTTCAACTGCAATCTGTTTCTTCTATCCCTCCAAACCCACCATTCAACCACACAATTTTTCTTTATTAACTAACACTAACACTAATCGTTTCAACACAAACTCTCTCACAAAGTGTAATGCATTTTTGGACAATGTTGTTGATGTGGACCACTTTCCTTCTATCATCCAATCAGGAATACTGCAGTTTCAAGAATTACCAGATATGCAAAGATGGGAGTTTCTTTTGTTTGGTGGACTTATATGGATTTACTTAACTTCAAGACCCGGTGTTCTTATTGGTGCCATTGATGCTTACCTTCTTGCTCCTCTTCAACTTGGTTTTGATAATCTATCTGGAAAGAGAAATTTGAAGACACGTGATTTTCTTGTTGGAGATAAAATTGGTGAAGGCTCCTTTGGTGTTGTTTATTCTGGTGTTTTGGTCCCAAAGAATGTGCTAGATGGAGAGGTCAACAACAAGGGAAGAACCAAGGCTGCACTGTTGGATCCCAAAGCCAAAGATAAAGTCATTCTTAAAAAG GTTAAGGTTGAAATTCGAGGGGCTCAAGAATTTGGTGAATTTGAGGAATGGTTTAACTACAGGTTATCTAGAGCAGCACCTGAAACATGTGCTGAGTTTCTTGGAAGTTTTGTGGCTGATAAAACAAACTCAAAGTTTACAAAAGGTGGAAAATGGCTTGTTTGGAAATTCGAG GGAGATCTTACTCTTGCCGATTACATGAAGGGGCGTAGCTTCCCTTCAAACTTAGAATCTGTCATGTTTGGACGTGTCTTGGAAGGGGTAGACTCTTTTCGACGAAATGCATTGATCATCAAGCAAATCCTGCGCCAGATAATTACTTCTCTTAAGAAAATTCACGATACAGGCATTGTTCATAGAGATATAAAGCCAGCCAACTTAGTGGTCACGAAACGGGGGCAGATTAAACTTATTGATTTTGGTGCAGCAACAGACCTTCGGATCGGAAAGAATTATGTTCCCGACCGCACCCTTTTGGATCCCGATTATTGTCCGCCAGAACTATATGTGCTCCCAGAAGAAACACCAAGTCCTCCACCTGCGCCAATTGCTGCTTTCTTTTCACCAATCCTATGGCAG TTAAACAGCCCTGATCTGTTTGATATGTATTCCGCTGGGATTGTACTCATGCAAATGGCAATACCAACTTTAAGGTCTCCAGCTGCTTTGaagaatttcaatttggaattaaAAAACTGTGGTTATGATTTGAAAAAATGGAGGGAGTATACTCGCCTGAGGCCGGACTTCCAAATTCTTGATAGTGAATCTGGTAGAGGGTGGGACTTAGCAACAAAGCTTATCTCTGAGAGAGGTCCATTAAGAAGAGGACGCTTATCTGCTGCTTCGGCTTTGAGACATCCTTATTTTCTTCTGGGAGGTGATCAGGCAGCTGCAGTTCTTTCAAAATTAAGCCTAAGTAGAAAGTGA
- the LOC131616050 gene encoding mannan endo-1,4-beta-mannosidase 6-like, translating to MEALNGFRLCVISVLIFLTTLTQTLSSTAFHDTENEDWESYVSIPNTILTYGSEMEEAEWQMVQKKGNQFVVNGQPFYVNGFNTYWMMVFATDESTRGKVTDVFKHASSVGMSVCRTWAFNDGQWRALQKSPSVYDEEVFKALDFVVSEAKKYRIRLILSLVNNWDSYGGKAQYVKWGNAAGLNLTSDDDFFSHPTLIGYYKDHVKAVLNRVNTFTNITYKDDPTIFAWELMNEPRCTSDSSGDKLQEWIQEMAFFVKSVDPKHLVEIGLEGFYGPSTPQRFQFNPNTLAQQVGTDFIRNHQVLGVDFASVHIYPDSWISQSVDDSHIPFVKSWMESHIDDAEKYLGMPVVFGEFGVSAKDPGYNSTYRDTLINTVYKTILNSTKKGGSGAGSLLWQFFPDGTDYMDDGYAIVLSKAPSTSSMISLQSTRLALFNSLCSERCHWGCNKKKVLQKVLYHDDEL from the exons ATGGAAGCTCTCAACGGATTCCGATTATGTGTTATTTCCGTTCTCATTTTTCTCACTACTCTTACTCAAACCTTAAGCTCAACTGCATTTCATGACACTGAAAATGAAGACTGGGAGAGCTATGTTAGTATACCAAACACCATCTTAACTTATGG GAGTGAAATGGAGGAGGCTGAATGGCAGATGGTGCAAAAGAAAGGAAACCAGTTTGTAGTGAATGGACAACCATTTTACGTAAACGGATTCAACACTTACTGGATGATGGTATTTGCCACCGATGAGTCCACAAGAGGAAAGGTCACTGATGTGTTCAAACATGCATCCTCGGTTGGTATGTCAGTTTGTCGTACTTGGGCCTTCAATGACGGTCAGTGGAGAGCCCTTCAGAAATCTCCATCAGTTTATGATGAAGAGGTGTTCAAGGCTCTGGATTTTGTAGTGAGTGAAGCAAAGAAATACAGAATCAGACTCATATTATCATTGGTTAACAATTGGGACTCATATGGTGGAAAAGCACAATATGTCAAATGGGGTAATGCTGCAGGCCTTAACTTGACCTCGGATGATGACTTTTTTTCACATCCAACCCTCATAGGCTACTACAAGGACCATGTTAAG GCGGTGCTCAATAGAGTTAACACATTCACAAATATCACTTATAAGGATGATCCAACTATTTTTGCTTGGGAATTAATGAATGAACCTCGATGCACCTCTGATTCCTCGGGTGATAAGTTACAG GAATGGATACAAGAGATGGCATTCTTTGTGAAAAGTGTTGATCCAAAACACCTGGTGGAGATTGGCCTAGAAGGATTTTATGGACCCTCAACACCTCAAAGATTTCAGTTCAACCCAAATACACTTGCTCAACAAGTTGGAACTGATTTTATAAGAAACCACCAGGTTCTAGGCGTCGATTTCGCTTCTGTTCACATATATCCAGACTCTTG GATTTCACAATCAGTTGATGATAGCCATATCCCATTTGTGAAGTCATGGATGGAATCCCACATAGACGACGCTGAAAAGTATCTTGGAATGCCAGTTGTTTTTGGTGAGTTTGGTGTATCTGCAAAAGATCCAGGTTATAATTCAACTTATAGAGATACACTTATAAACACAGTTTACAAGACAATTTTAAACTCAACAAAGAAAGGTGGTAGTGGTGCTGGAAGCCTTTTGTGGCAGTTCTTTCCAGATGGAACGGATTACATGGACGACGGTTACGCAATTGTTCTCTCAAAAGCTCCTTCAACTTCGAGCATGATATCTCTTCAATCCACAAGGCTTGCTCTATTCAACTCCCTATGCTCTGAGAGATGTCATTGGGGTTGTAACAAGAAAAAAGTGTTGCAAAAAGTACTCTATCACGACGATGAGCTTTAA
- the LOC131619790 gene encoding uncharacterized protein LOC131619790, with product MGYYLSDGIYPEWATFVKSIPMPQGDKRKLFAQHQEGARKDIERAFGVLQSRFAIIRNPARSWHLDTLKRIISTCIILHNMIVEDERATYGGNFDYSYDHLGNDLTAPPDDSNNDFQEFLRRRHHIRDKQIHRHLQQDLIEHIWERFGHENNQN from the coding sequence ATGGGCTATTATCTATCAGATGGAATTTATCCTGAATGGGCTACATTTGTGAAAAGCATCCCAATGCCACAAGGGGATAAGAGAAAATTGTTTGCTCAACATCAAGAAGGTGCAAGAAAGGATATCGAACGAGCATTCGGAGTTCTCCAATCCCGTTTTGCGATCATACGTAACCCGGCTCGATCTTGGCACTTGGACACACTGAAGCGTATAATAAGCACGTGCATCATATTGCACAACatgattgttgaagatgaacgTGCGACATATGGTGGCAATTTTGATTATTCTTATGATCATTTGGGCAATGATCTGACTGCACCACCAGACGATTCTAATAATGATTTTCAAGAATTCTTACGTAGAAGACATCATATTCGCGATAAACAAATTCATCGACACCTTCAACAAGACTTGATAGAACACATATGGGAACGTTTTGGACATGAAAATAACCAGaattag